The following coding sequences are from one Verrucomicrobiota bacterium window:
- a CDS encoding CPBP family intramembrane metalloprotease: MRSLGKIFLYLLLVLIGGALAAPLAWHLIQMLPPHLLGGLIGKIQGMPFHRYLSRSLQVAAILLLVPLLRSLRIRSFAELGLHGSGRSLKDLMVGLFSGAFCILLLESAALYSGAFVIHPGWSVGLMGALPRLLLTAVVVATLEEFLFRGVLLGFFRQVMVPSVAIILSAMIFAGVHFLNLPTAASGEASPDWWSGLSVLGSLGSSLPPLPILGWAFATLFVAGIILAWMTVHTGSLWAAIGLHGSWILGQQVFNAVAGFRVQPPDGLLPLFGPPQCHGMVPVGLIPLGALLLAGFLAVILLRHRRQPPLYPLGNR, translated from the coding sequence GTGCGCTCTCTCGGGAAGATCTTTCTCTACCTTCTACTCGTCCTGATCGGCGGGGCTCTTGCGGCACCCCTGGCCTGGCATCTGATCCAGATGCTCCCGCCCCATCTTCTTGGTGGTCTGATCGGAAAGATACAGGGTATGCCCTTCCACCGCTATCTCTCACGCAGCCTACAGGTCGCCGCCATCCTTCTGCTTGTGCCACTGCTGCGGTCCCTGCGGATTCGTTCGTTTGCAGAGCTCGGTCTGCATGGCAGTGGCCGGTCTCTGAAGGATCTGATGGTTGGTTTGTTTTCCGGAGCCTTCTGCATCCTCCTTCTGGAGTCGGCTGCTCTTTATTCCGGAGCCTTTGTTATCCATCCCGGCTGGAGTGTGGGGTTGATGGGTGCTCTTCCCCGTTTGCTGCTGACCGCCGTTGTGGTCGCTACGTTGGAGGAGTTTCTTTTCCGGGGCGTGCTTTTGGGATTTTTCCGACAGGTGATGGTTCCGTCGGTGGCCATCATTCTCTCGGCCATGATCTTTGCCGGGGTTCATTTTTTGAATCTCCCCACGGCGGCATCGGGTGAAGCATCTCCTGACTGGTGGTCCGGACTGTCGGTCCTCGGTTCCCTCGGGAGTTCGTTGCCACCGTTGCCTATTCTCGGCTGGGCGTTTGCGACCCTCTTTGTGGCGGGGATCATTCTGGCCTGGATGACTGTGCACACGGGTTCTCTCTGGGCGGCGATTGGACTTCATGGAAGCTGGATCCTCGGGCAACAGGTATTCAACGCGGTCGCCGGCTTCCGAGTGCAGCCTCCGGATGGTCTTTTGCCGCTGTTCGGTCCTCCCCAGTGCCACGGCATGGTGCCCGTAGGGCTTATCCCGCTGGGTGCATTGCTGCTTGCGGGCTTTCTGGCAGTGATATTGCTCCGTCACCGCAGGCAACCGCCACTTTATCCCCTTGGGAACCGGTGA
- the accD gene encoding acetyl-CoA carboxylase, carboxyltransferase subunit beta produces MTMFKKPTLKFSEKKRREMPEGLWTKCPGCSEMVHHLAVEENLRVCPKCGHHFPMGGQERISTLVDEGTFVETDATMSSVDPLGFRGVATYEDRLKTYREKTGLVDAVITGSGVMGGHPVGLAVMDFSFLAATMGSVVGEKITRIIEASTKAKQPVIIVCASGGARMYEGMLSLMQMAKTSGALARHSEAGLPYIAVLTNPTTAGVMASFATLGDIALAEPKAMIGFAGPRVIRETTHQELPEGFQTAEFLLEHGLIDEIVPRAKMRETIITIIANLMGK; encoded by the coding sequence ATGACGATGTTCAAAAAGCCGACGCTTAAGTTTTCAGAAAAAAAGCGGCGCGAAATGCCCGAAGGCCTCTGGACGAAGTGCCCTGGATGTTCCGAGATGGTCCATCATCTCGCGGTTGAGGAAAATCTGCGTGTCTGTCCCAAATGCGGCCATCACTTCCCCATGGGAGGGCAGGAGCGGATCTCCACACTGGTGGACGAAGGGACCTTCGTGGAGACGGATGCCACGATGTCCTCGGTGGATCCTCTCGGATTCAGGGGAGTCGCCACCTATGAGGATCGTCTCAAGACCTATCGGGAGAAGACCGGACTCGTCGATGCCGTGATCACCGGTTCGGGGGTCATGGGGGGGCATCCCGTCGGGTTGGCTGTGATGGATTTCTCCTTTCTGGCGGCCACCATGGGCTCCGTAGTCGGCGAGAAGATTACCCGCATCATTGAGGCCTCCACCAAGGCCAAGCAGCCTGTCATCATCGTCTGTGCCTCGGGAGGCGCACGCATGTACGAGGGGATGCTCTCCCTCATGCAGATGGCCAAGACCAGCGGCGCCCTGGCCCGCCACAGCGAGGCAGGACTACCCTATATCGCCGTTCTGACTAATCCTACAACGGCCGGTGTCATGGCCAGCTTCGCCACGCTCGGTGATATAGCCCTGGCGGAACCGAAGGCCATGATAGGCTTCGCCGGCCCGCGGGTGATCCGTGAGACAACACACCAGGAATTACCCGAGGGATTTCAGACCGCCGAGTTCCTGCTCGAGCATGGCCTGATCGACGAGATCGTCCCCCGCGCGAAAATGCGCGAGACTATCATCACGATCATCGCGAACCTGATGGGCAAGTAG
- a CDS encoding bifunctional folylpolyglutamate synthase/dihydrofolate synthase: MSPDSSLLDWLMATQSRGVHPGLERMERLLVGLGNPERNLRCLHVAGTNGKGSVCAIAESILRSMGIRTGLYTSPHLVEFSERIRINGDNIADAKIDEGIARIREITKAWREEEQPTFFELVTALAFDLLDREGCEVVVLETGLGGRLDATNTAAKLACAITPIALDHSEWLGETLGEIASEKAGILREGIPVVIAPQDPEVSKVLARAAQAIGVPCEWVTAPIPADILLGLAGSHQRWNASVALSLIRAAGFEPSPDALARGLCEVCWPGRFQQLVLSGAKLILDGAHNHHAVRQLVVTWREKYGERPCRLIFGALADKDPAAMLSELMPLASEVFLVPVPSPRSADPWKIASREYFSGCSQPIPKVFGSLREALEGLRHHHSDSEAPVLLTGSLFLVGEALSLVSGGEVKPRSQ; encoded by the coding sequence ATGTCCCCTGATTCCTCTCTCCTCGATTGGCTGATGGCCACGCAGTCCCGGGGTGTCCATCCCGGACTCGAGCGGATGGAGCGCCTGCTTGTGGGGCTTGGGAATCCCGAACGAAATCTGCGTTGTCTCCATGTAGCGGGCACGAACGGGAAGGGCTCCGTCTGCGCCATTGCCGAATCGATACTCCGGAGTATGGGGATCCGGACCGGCCTCTATACCTCACCCCATCTGGTGGAGTTCTCTGAGCGGATCCGGATCAACGGGGATAATATTGCTGATGCCAAGATCGATGAAGGGATTGCGAGGATACGAGAGATCACAAAGGCGTGGAGAGAGGAGGAGCAACCTACGTTTTTCGAGTTGGTGACGGCCCTCGCCTTCGATCTCTTGGATCGTGAGGGCTGCGAGGTTGTGGTTTTAGAAACTGGACTCGGTGGTCGCCTCGATGCCACCAACACGGCCGCCAAGCTTGCTTGCGCTATCACGCCGATCGCGCTCGATCACTCGGAGTGGCTGGGAGAGACATTGGGTGAGATTGCAAGCGAGAAGGCCGGGATCCTCCGGGAAGGCATTCCCGTTGTCATAGCCCCTCAGGATCCCGAGGTCTCGAAGGTCCTTGCCAGGGCGGCTCAGGCGATCGGTGTCCCCTGCGAGTGGGTCACAGCGCCGATTCCCGCAGACATTCTGCTTGGTCTTGCTGGATCTCATCAGCGCTGGAATGCCTCGGTGGCTCTCTCGTTGATTCGCGCCGCCGGATTCGAGCCCTCCCCCGATGCCCTTGCGAGGGGGCTCTGTGAGGTTTGTTGGCCCGGCCGTTTCCAGCAACTTGTCCTTTCCGGAGCTAAACTGATCCTGGATGGAGCCCACAATCATCATGCGGTCCGCCAGCTCGTGGTTACATGGAGGGAGAAATATGGAGAGCGCCCTTGCAGGCTTATCTTTGGGGCGCTTGCGGACAAGGATCCCGCGGCGATGCTCTCCGAATTGATGCCTCTGGCTTCGGAGGTTTTTCTCGTGCCTGTGCCCTCTCCTCGATCGGCTGATCCCTGGAAAATAGCTTCGAGGGAGTACTTTAGCGGTTGTTCACAACCCATTCCCAAGGTCTTTGGGTCGCTTCGGGAGGCCTTGGAGGGACTCAGGCACCATCATTCTGACTCGGAAGCCCCTGTCCTACTGACTGGATCGCTCTTCTTGGTCGGAGAGGCCCTTTCCTTGGTTTCCGGGGGAGAGGTCAAGCCGCGCAGCCAATAA
- a CDS encoding ComF family protein has translation MLRRAEASVLSPLLSLLYPAHCASCGCSIADRGTRDEFLCGECRNGILAPPEHLCPMCSHPMLGLVTCPNCDDRSWHLSAIVAACRYDGLAGELVKRFKYGRDRTLAPLLGDLLFGAMNDPRLAGKEFDIIVPVPLHRLREREREFNQSDLLAARLVKHFGCPMKNLLKRTRATAPQAGLSREERMENLEGAFEVRKPPRAGVSLLLVDDVTTTGATLDACAAVLMEAGAAEVCAVVVARG, from the coding sequence TTGCTCCGTCGAGCCGAGGCGTCGGTTCTGAGTCCACTGTTGAGCCTGCTTTATCCGGCTCATTGCGCATCCTGCGGGTGCAGCATTGCAGATAGGGGCACCCGGGATGAGTTCCTTTGTGGGGAATGCAGGAATGGAATTCTGGCTCCACCGGAACATCTTTGCCCGATGTGCTCCCATCCAATGCTCGGTTTGGTGACCTGTCCGAACTGCGATGATCGCAGCTGGCACCTCTCCGCTATCGTGGCTGCTTGCCGCTATGATGGACTAGCGGGAGAGTTAGTGAAACGTTTCAAGTACGGCCGCGACCGGACACTGGCGCCTCTTCTGGGTGATCTCCTGTTCGGGGCGATGAACGATCCCAGACTGGCAGGCAAAGAATTCGACATCATCGTCCCGGTACCTCTTCATCGCCTGCGGGAGCGCGAACGCGAGTTCAATCAGTCAGATCTTCTGGCCGCTAGGCTTGTGAAGCATTTTGGTTGCCCTATGAAAAACCTGCTGAAGCGTACCCGTGCCACGGCCCCTCAGGCCGGTCTCAGTCGTGAGGAAAGAATGGAGAATCTCGAGGGAGCCTTCGAAGTCAGAAAGCCTCCACGGGCAGGAGTTTCCCTGCTTCTGGTTGACGATGTCACCACGACGGGGGCCACGCTGGATGCCTGTGCCGCCGTCCTGATGGAGGCCGGAGCCGCAGAAGTCTGCGCGGTGGTGGTGGCGAGAGGCTGA
- the secE gene encoding preprotein translocase subunit SecE: MANKLFSYFGEVRTELKKVQWPWDDSERGFRKYKELWDSTLVVIIAMLLVGGYISFFDFITINVVGFLTKP; the protein is encoded by the coding sequence ATGGCAAATAAATTATTCTCCTACTTCGGTGAGGTCCGTACGGAACTGAAGAAGGTGCAGTGGCCTTGGGATGACAGCGAGCGCGGATTCCGCAAGTACAAAGAGCTCTGGGATTCCACGTTGGTTGTCATCATCGCCATGCTTCTGGTCGGCGGTTACATCTCCTTCTTCGATTTCATCACCATCAATGTGGTCGGATTCCTGACCAAACCCTAA
- the nusG gene encoding transcription termination/antitermination protein NusG, whose translation MALAPKDQWFVVHVLSGQEKKIHANIVKRIATEEIGDHVFEVLIPTERVQEIKRGKKTETTRKFFPGYLIVNMHLLDENNELIDKSWYFIKDTTGVIGFAGTKDKPIPMRQKEVDAMLSQMKEREDTVTAKVIYEVGDKVKVSDGPFQNQQGIVEEVDPERGKLRVSVSIFGRDTPVELEYWQVEKA comes from the coding sequence ATGGCATTAGCCCCGAAAGACCAGTGGTTCGTCGTTCACGTCCTCTCCGGACAGGAAAAGAAAATCCACGCCAACATCGTCAAGAGGATCGCCACCGAGGAGATCGGCGACCATGTCTTCGAGGTGCTTATTCCCACCGAGCGGGTGCAGGAGATCAAGCGCGGCAAGAAAACCGAGACCACTCGCAAATTCTTTCCAGGATACCTTATTGTCAACATGCACCTCCTCGATGAGAACAACGAACTCATCGACAAGTCCTGGTACTTCATCAAAGACACCACCGGTGTCATTGGATTCGCCGGCACCAAGGACAAGCCTATTCCTATGCGGCAGAAAGAGGTCGATGCCATGCTTTCCCAGATGAAAGAGCGCGAGGACACCGTCACCGCCAAGGTCATCTACGAGGTCGGCGATAAGGTCAAGGTCTCCGACGGTCCCTTCCAGAACCAGCAGGGCATCGTCGAGGAGGTCGACCCCGAGCGCGGCAAGCTCCGCGTCAGTGTCAGCATCTTCGGACGCGACACGCCTGTGGAGCTGGAATATTGGCAGGTCGAAAAGGCTTAG
- a CDS encoding ribonucleoside-diphosphate reductase subunit alpha, producing MEPLSGQLSLSGVDPLHGREFIVRKRDGRSEPFNEERIRLAVESAFKADRDIPSDYSLSPEDQAAALSVTVAVVQRLLSRAARGEELEIERVQDAVEEALMVQGHVQVARRYIIYREDRRKARALRGDRDVSGHVQAELHVTLRDGSKEILEPQRIRRTLIRACRGFEDRCEAREMSDETMRSLYDGVRIDEIEKAMIFASKSRIEQDPAYGYVTARLLLDVIYGETLPGYEHYHDVTVAHTSRFQAYLEEGIAAGRLTPGLLEFDLVKIAAALKPERDLLFNYMGLQTIYDRYLIHIGGHRLESPQFFWMRVCLGLAMNEGEQKNERAIEFYELLSSFLFTSSTPTLFNSGTLHPQLSSCYLTTVMDDLDHIFKCVSDDAKLSKWAGGLGNDWTNVRATGSLIKGTNGESQGVIPFLKVANDTAVAVNQGGKRKGAMCAYLETWHLDIEDFLELRKNVGDERRRTHDMNTANWIPDLFMKRVKENGQWTLFSPSDVSDLHDLYGRAFEERYCEYEAMADRGEIPLFKRIEASSIWRKILSMVFETGHPWITFKDPSNIRSPQDHQGVVHSSNLCTEILLNTSAEETAVCNLGSIGLPLHVNERGLDLVLLEKTIRTAMRMLDNVIDINYYPTPEARTANLRHRPVGLGLMGFQDALYKLKISYASKEAVAFADSSMEAISYFAILASTELASERGAYESYKGSKWDRGLLPIDTIDLLEQERGMPVSMDRSSSLDWSVIRTAVQKHGMRNSNTMAIAPTATISNITGVSQSIEPTFKNLFAKENLSGGFTVINSYLVEDLKALGIWDRKMLEELKYKDGSILGIDRIPEKIREIYRTAFEVEPNWYIECASRRQKWIDMGQSLNLYIAAPSGKRLNDMYLHAWETGLKTTYYLRATAASTVEQSTSQARPNWVNQPQAKEKEFTAEEAAACSIEAMRNGGECEACQ from the coding sequence ATGGAACCACTCTCCGGACAACTCTCCCTGAGCGGAGTCGACCCCCTGCATGGTCGCGAATTCATCGTCCGCAAGCGCGATGGCCGCAGCGAACCCTTCAACGAGGAGCGGATCCGACTTGCCGTGGAGAGCGCCTTCAAGGCCGACCGCGATATTCCCAGCGACTATTCCCTTTCCCCGGAGGATCAAGCTGCCGCTCTTTCGGTGACGGTAGCCGTCGTACAGCGCCTCCTCAGCCGTGCAGCCCGTGGTGAGGAACTCGAGATAGAGCGTGTCCAGGATGCCGTGGAGGAGGCCCTCATGGTGCAGGGACACGTCCAGGTGGCCCGCCGCTACATCATTTACCGTGAGGATCGCCGCAAGGCCCGCGCCCTGCGCGGCGACCGCGATGTCTCGGGCCATGTCCAGGCCGAGCTTCATGTCACCCTTCGTGACGGCAGCAAGGAGATCCTGGAGCCTCAGCGCATCCGCCGCACCCTGATCCGCGCCTGCCGTGGGTTTGAGGACCGCTGCGAGGCCCGCGAGATGTCCGACGAGACGATGAGGAGCCTCTACGACGGCGTCCGCATCGACGAGATCGAGAAGGCGATGATCTTCGCCTCGAAGTCCCGCATCGAGCAGGATCCGGCCTACGGCTACGTAACGGCCCGTCTCCTTCTGGATGTGATCTACGGCGAGACCCTTCCCGGCTACGAGCACTACCATGATGTCACAGTCGCCCATACATCCCGCTTCCAGGCCTACCTCGAGGAGGGTATTGCCGCAGGACGCCTCACTCCGGGGCTACTGGAGTTTGATCTTGTTAAGATCGCAGCAGCCCTCAAGCCCGAGCGCGATCTCCTCTTCAACTACATGGGACTGCAGACCATTTATGATCGATACCTGATTCACATCGGCGGCCACCGCCTCGAGTCACCCCAGTTCTTCTGGATGCGCGTCTGCCTCGGTCTTGCCATGAATGAGGGTGAGCAGAAGAACGAGCGGGCCATCGAGTTCTACGAACTCCTCTCTAGCTTCCTCTTTACCTCCTCCACGCCGACCCTCTTTAACAGCGGCACCCTGCACCCCCAGCTCAGTTCCTGCTATCTGACGACGGTGATGGATGATCTCGACCATATCTTCAAGTGCGTCAGCGACGACGCGAAGCTCTCGAAGTGGGCCGGCGGACTTGGCAATGACTGGACCAATGTCCGCGCCACTGGCTCCCTCATCAAGGGTACCAACGGTGAGAGCCAGGGTGTCATTCCCTTCCTCAAGGTCGCCAATGATACCGCCGTCGCCGTGAACCAAGGCGGCAAGCGCAAGGGGGCGATGTGCGCTTACCTGGAGACCTGGCACCTCGACATCGAGGACTTCCTCGAGCTTCGCAAGAACGTGGGCGACGAGCGCCGCCGCACCCACGACATGAACACCGCCAACTGGATTCCCGACCTCTTTATGAAGAGGGTCAAGGAGAATGGTCAGTGGACCCTCTTCAGCCCGAGCGATGTTTCTGACCTGCACGATCTCTACGGCCGCGCCTTCGAGGAGCGGTACTGCGAGTATGAGGCCATGGCCGACCGCGGCGAGATCCCACTCTTCAAGCGGATCGAGGCCTCCTCCATCTGGCGCAAGATCCTGTCGATGGTCTTCGAGACAGGCCATCCCTGGATCACCTTTAAGGATCCCTCCAACATCCGCTCCCCGCAAGATCATCAGGGAGTCGTCCATAGCTCCAACCTCTGCACCGAGATCTTACTGAATACTTCCGCCGAGGAGACGGCCGTCTGCAACCTCGGTTCCATCGGCCTTCCCCTCCATGTCAACGAGCGCGGACTCGATCTGGTTCTCCTGGAGAAGACCATCCGCACGGCCATGCGGATGCTCGATAACGTCATCGACATCAACTACTATCCAACACCGGAAGCCAGGACCGCAAACCTCCGTCACCGCCCCGTCGGTCTCGGACTCATGGGATTCCAGGATGCCCTGTACAAGCTGAAGATAAGCTACGCCAGCAAAGAGGCCGTCGCCTTTGCCGACTCCAGCATGGAGGCGATTTCTTACTTTGCCATTCTGGCCTCCACGGAGCTTGCCTCCGAGCGCGGGGCCTACGAGAGCTACAAGGGATCAAAGTGGGATCGCGGCCTGCTGCCGATCGACACGATAGATCTTCTCGAGCAGGAGAGGGGGATGCCCGTGAGCATGGATCGCTCCTCCAGCCTCGATTGGAGCGTCATCCGCACCGCCGTCCAGAAGCACGGCATGCGCAACAGCAACACCATGGCAATCGCCCCGACCGCCACGATCTCCAACATCACGGGTGTCTCCCAGTCGATCGAACCGACCTTCAAGAACCTCTTCGCCAAGGAAAACCTGAGCGGTGGATTCACCGTCATCAACAGCTACCTCGTCGAGGATCTCAAGGCACTCGGCATCTGGGATCGCAAGATGCTCGAGGAACTCAAGTACAAGGATGGTTCCATCCTCGGCATCGACCGCATCCCGGAGAAGATCCGCGAGATCTACCGTACCGCCTTCGAGGTCGAGCCAAATTGGTATATTGAGTGCGCTAGCCGCCGCCAGAAGTGGATCGATATGGGTCAGTCCCTGAACCTCTATATCGCCGCCCCGAGCGGCAAGAGACTCAATGACATGTATCTCCATGCCTGGGAGACAGGTCTCAAGACCACCTACTATTTACGTGCCACGGCCGCTTCCACGGTCGAGCAGAGCACCAGTCAGGCCCGTCCGAACTGGGTTAATCAGCCCCAGGCCAAGGAGAAGGAATTCACCGCCGAAGAGGCCGCAGCTTGCAGCATCGAGGCGATGCGCAACGGAGGCGAGTGCGAAGCCTGCCAATAA
- the tuf gene encoding elongation factor Tu, producing MAKEAFKREKDHVNIGTIGHVDHGKTTLTAAITTVLAKTGKAQARAYDQIDAAPEEKARGITISTAHVEYESDKRHYAHVDCPGHADYVKNMITGAAQMDGGILVVSAADGPMPQTREHILLARQVGVPSLVVFMNKVDLVDDPELLDLVEMEVRDLLTSYDFPGDEIPIIRGSAKKALEGDPEQEKNILALIEAVDTYIPMPERPKDQPFLLPVEDVFNIEGRGTVATGRVERGILKKGEEVEIVGLKDTQKTTVTDIEMFRKLLDTAEAGDNVGILLRGIKKEDIERGQVIAKVGSIKPHKKFKAEIYVLSKEEGGRHTPFFTNYRPQFYFRTTDVTGSVKLPEGVEMVMPGDNVAIEVELGSPIAMEKTIRFAIREGGRTVGAGRVSEIIE from the coding sequence ATGGCAAAAGAAGCCTTCAAACGCGAAAAAGATCACGTGAACATCGGCACGATCGGGCACGTTGATCACGGCAAGACCACCCTCACCGCCGCCATCACCACCGTGCTGGCCAAGACCGGAAAGGCCCAGGCACGCGCCTACGACCAGATCGATGCGGCTCCCGAGGAAAAGGCACGAGGCATCACCATTTCCACCGCTCACGTCGAGTACGAGAGCGACAAGCGCCACTACGCCCACGTCGATTGCCCGGGACACGCCGATTACGTCAAGAACATGATCACCGGTGCCGCCCAGATGGACGGTGGTATCCTTGTCGTCAGCGCTGCAGACGGCCCGATGCCCCAGACTCGTGAGCACATCCTGCTCGCCCGTCAGGTCGGCGTTCCTTCCCTTGTCGTCTTCATGAACAAGGTGGATCTTGTTGATGATCCGGAGCTCCTCGACCTCGTCGAGATGGAGGTCCGCGATCTCCTTACGTCCTATGACTTCCCAGGTGACGAGATCCCCATCATCAGGGGCAGCGCCAAGAAGGCCCTCGAGGGAGACCCCGAGCAGGAGAAGAACATCCTCGCCCTCATCGAGGCCGTTGATACCTACATCCCGATGCCTGAGCGTCCGAAGGATCAGCCCTTCCTCCTCCCTGTCGAGGACGTGTTCAACATCGAAGGTCGTGGCACCGTGGCCACCGGCCGCGTCGAGCGTGGTATCCTGAAGAAGGGTGAGGAAGTCGAGATCGTTGGTCTCAAGGACACCCAGAAGACCACCGTTACCGATATCGAAATGTTCCGTAAGCTCCTCGACACCGCAGAGGCCGGCGACAACGTCGGAATTCTGCTTCGCGGTATCAAGAAGGAAGATATCGAGCGTGGACAGGTCATCGCTAAGGTCGGCTCCATCAAGCCCCACAAGAAGTTTAAGGCCGAGATCTACGTCCTCAGCAAGGAGGAAGGTGGTCGCCACACCCCGTTCTTCACGAACTATCGTCCTCAGTTCTACTTCCGCACCACCGACGTCACCGGCTCTGTCAAGCTGCCCGAGGGTGTTGAGATGGTCATGCCTGGTGACAACGTCGCCATCGAGGTCGAACTCGGTAGCCCGATCGCTATGGAGAAGACAATCCGCTTTGCAATCCGTGAAGGCGGCCGTACCGTCGGTGCGGGTCGTGTCTCCGAGATCATCGAATAA
- a CDS encoding ribonucleotide-diphosphate reductase subunit beta yields MSCCSSTTQPATFHDLTKRIDSDQKRLVNCKQVDVNQLMPLKYTWAWDYYTKGCANHWMPNEVPMQRDIELWKSNKLTADERQVIMRNLGFFSTAESLVGNNIVLAIFKHVTNPEARQYMLRQGFEEAIHTHTFQYIVESLSLDQREVFNMYHEVNSINEKDAFEMSLTASIMEDGFSTETTEGLQTFLKNLVGFYVIMEGIFFYSGFVMLLSFKRQNKMVGIGQQFEYIMRDESIHLNFGIDLINGIREENPEAWTPELEAEVRAMILKAVELEIAYAQDCMPRGILGLNAGLFREYVQYIADRRFDRLNMPQEFGSANPFPWMSEVADLSKEANFFETKVTAYQNASQLEW; encoded by the coding sequence ATGTCCTGCTGCTCCTCCACTACGCAACCCGCCACCTTCCACGACCTCACCAAGCGGATCGACTCTGATCAGAAACGCCTGGTCAACTGCAAGCAGGTCGATGTGAACCAGCTCATGCCCCTCAAGTACACCTGGGCCTGGGACTACTACACCAAGGGCTGTGCCAATCACTGGATGCCGAATGAGGTTCCGATGCAGCGTGATATCGAGCTCTGGAAGTCCAACAAGCTCACCGCTGACGAGCGCCAGGTCATCATGCGGAATCTCGGCTTCTTCAGCACCGCGGAGAGCCTCGTCGGGAACAATATTGTGCTCGCAATCTTCAAGCACGTCACCAATCCCGAAGCCCGTCAGTACATGCTTCGTCAGGGCTTCGAAGAGGCAATCCACACACACACCTTCCAGTACATCGTCGAGAGCCTATCGCTGGACCAGCGCGAGGTCTTCAACATGTACCACGAGGTGAATTCCATCAATGAGAAGGATGCCTTCGAGATGAGCCTCACCGCCTCCATCATGGAGGATGGGTTCTCCACCGAGACCACTGAGGGACTCCAGACCTTCCTCAAGAACCTGGTCGGCTTCTACGTCATCATGGAGGGGATCTTCTTCTACAGCGGCTTCGTGATGCTCCTCTCCTTCAAGCGCCAGAACAAGATGGTCGGCATCGGCCAGCAGTTCGAGTACATCATGAGGGACGAGTCGATCCATCTGAATTTTGGCATCGACCTCATCAACGGCATCCGCGAGGAGAATCCCGAGGCCTGGACCCCAGAGCTCGAAGCCGAAGTGCGCGCCATGATTCTGAAGGCCGTCGAGCTCGAGATTGCTTACGCCCAGGATTGCATGCCCCGTGGCATCCTAGGACTGAATGCCGGCCTCTTCCGCGAGTACGTCCAGTACATCGCCGACCGCCGCTTTGATCGCCTCAACATGCCCCAGGAGTTCGGAAGCGCCAATCCCTTCCCCTGGATGAGCGAAGTGGCCGACCTCTCTAAGGAAGCCAACTTCTTCGAAACCAAGGTCACCGCTTACCAGAACGCCAGCCAGCTCGAGTGGTAA